In Bacillota bacterium, the following are encoded in one genomic region:
- the trpD gene encoding anthranilate phosphoribosyltransferase codes for MIREAIVKLTGGVSLSEREASLVMHQIMTGDATSAQIAAYLTALRIKGETLDEVVGSAQTMRTFAVQIRPRVTQLLDTCGTGGDGANTYNISTTVAFIVAGAGLPVAKHGNRSVSSMCGSADVLEALGVCVDLNPAQVEGCIDEIGIGFLFSPVFHKAMAHAIGPRREIGIRTIFNILGPLCNPACAQYQVVGVYQEELTELVARTLGRLGAKVALVVHGTDGLDEISLGAPTKVSHLQNGTVTTYYVDPTDFGLAPVKKEQIIGGSARENAEIIRRVLSGERGAHRDVALANAAAAFMVGGLVPDFRSGVQLAGEIVDSGKALEKLHQLQQVSRRYAENATAHHYH; via the coding sequence ATGATTCGGGAAGCTATTGTCAAACTTACCGGTGGTGTCAGTCTCAGTGAAAGGGAAGCCTCCCTGGTTATGCATCAAATCATGACGGGAGATGCCACATCAGCCCAGATCGCTGCTTATCTTACTGCTTTACGGATCAAAGGGGAGACTTTGGATGAAGTGGTGGGTTCGGCCCAGACGATGCGGACCTTTGCGGTTCAGATTCGCCCCCGGGTGACCCAGTTATTGGACACCTGTGGAACAGGTGGCGATGGGGCCAACACCTACAATATCTCCACTACCGTGGCCTTCATTGTGGCTGGTGCCGGACTGCCGGTAGCCAAACACGGCAATCGTTCTGTATCCAGTATGTGTGGAAGCGCTGACGTGCTGGAAGCCCTGGGGGTCTGTGTGGATCTTAACCCCGCCCAAGTGGAAGGGTGCATTGATGAGATTGGGATCGGTTTTCTTTTCAGCCCTGTCTTTCACAAAGCCATGGCCCACGCCATTGGTCCCCGGCGGGAAATCGGGATCCGCACCATCTTCAATATCCTAGGACCCCTGTGCAATCCCGCCTGTGCCCAGTACCAAGTGGTTGGGGTGTACCAAGAAGAGCTTACGGAGTTGGTGGCTAGAACCCTTGGCCGGCTCGGTGCAAAGGTGGCGCTGGTGGTTCACGGAACCGATGGCCTTGATGAAATCTCCCTCGGTGCTCCCACCAAGGTATCCCATCTGCAGAATGGAACAGTGACCACCTATTACGTGGACCCGACGGATTTCGGCCTTGCCCCGGTGAAGAAGGAGCAGATCATCGGTGGGTCTGCCCGGGAGAATGCGGAGATTATCCGGCGGGTTTTGTCCGGTGAGCGGGGGGCCCATCGGGATGTGGCCCTGGCTAACGCGGCGGCCGCCTTTATGGTGGGCGGACTGGTACCGGATTTCCGTTCAGGGGTACAGCTCGCCGGGGAGATTGTGGATTCGGGCAAGGCTCTTGAAAAGTTACACCAGCTTCAGCAGGTGTCCAGGAGGTATGCGGAAAATGCTACAGCGCATCATTACCACTAA
- the trpC gene encoding indole-3-glycerol phosphate synthase TrpC: MLQRIITTKQAELLKEKERCSFETLARSLEQVLPKPRRSLADALRKAQPVGIIAEIKRASPSKGVINGDLQPAYTAWAYEQAGATAISVLTDREFFHGSGEDLVQARIASTLPILRKDFIIDPYQVLQAKLWGADAILLIVAALEHQELKRLFDYATNLGLECLVEVHNEAEVEVALEIGAEIIGINNRNLADFSVDLGVTERLRPLIPRDRVVVSESGIRTEEDMHRMMACGVQGLLIGEALCASSYPSAMLQKLLSLG, from the coding sequence ATGCTACAGCGCATCATTACCACTAAACAGGCCGAGCTTCTTAAGGAGAAGGAACGTTGTTCTTTCGAAACCTTAGCCCGTAGTCTGGAGCAGGTTTTACCCAAACCAAGACGTAGTCTGGCGGACGCTTTGCGTAAGGCACAGCCCGTCGGCATTATTGCAGAGATCAAGCGGGCTTCCCCCTCTAAGGGGGTGATTAACGGTGACTTGCAGCCGGCCTATACCGCCTGGGCCTATGAGCAGGCGGGCGCCACTGCCATTTCCGTTTTGACCGATCGGGAGTTCTTCCATGGTAGCGGTGAGGACCTGGTGCAAGCCCGGATCGCCAGTACCCTTCCGATTCTGCGCAAGGATTTCATTATCGATCCCTATCAGGTGCTACAGGCTAAGTTGTGGGGGGCGGACGCCATTTTGCTGATTGTGGCGGCACTGGAACACCAAGAGCTAAAACGATTGTTCGACTATGCCACTAATCTGGGTCTGGAGTGCCTGGTGGAAGTGCACAATGAGGCAGAGGTGGAGGTGGCCCTGGAGATTGGAGCGGAGATCATCGGGATAAACAACAGGAACTTGGCCGATTTTTCGGTGGATTTGGGGGTCACTGAGCGCTTACGTCCCTTGATCCCCCGGGACCGGGTGGTGGTGAGTGAAAGCGGCATCCGGACCGAGGAGGATATGCACAGGATGATGGCCTGTGGGGTGCAGGGGCTTTTGATTGGTGAAGCCCTTTGTGCCAGCAGTTACCCCTCGGCCATGTTGCAGAAGCTGTTGTCCCTGGGGTAG
- a CDS encoding phosphoribosylanthranilate isomerase, which produces MIQVKICGITNEDDALEAVAHGANAIGFVFAKKSPRCVSVEGAARVRRSLPVFTKVVGVFVEHTPEEILDVANTVRLDVLQLHGNYGPGECRFLAQYHPVIKVFHLQDDRLPKIGDYPADAFLVDSRVEGALGGTGVVCNWDLAHKLARRVPLILAGGLTPENVREGIARVRPMAIDVCSGVEAYPGKKDHGKLRELLQKVRSWYD; this is translated from the coding sequence TTGATTCAGGTAAAAATATGCGGTATAACTAATGAAGATGATGCTTTAGAGGCTGTAGCCCATGGGGCCAATGCCATTGGGTTTGTCTTTGCCAAGAAAAGCCCCCGATGTGTATCGGTGGAAGGGGCAGCTCGGGTGAGGAGGTCTTTGCCCGTTTTCACCAAAGTCGTCGGTGTCTTTGTGGAACACACTCCGGAGGAGATCCTGGATGTGGCCAATACCGTACGACTAGACGTGTTACAATTGCATGGGAATTACGGACCCGGAGAATGCCGTTTTTTGGCCCAGTACCACCCAGTCATTAAAGTCTTTCATCTGCAGGACGACCGCCTCCCAAAGATTGGGGATTATCCAGCTGATGCCTTCTTGGTGGATAGCCGGGTGGAAGGAGCTTTGGGGGGGACAGGCGTTGTGTGCAATTGGGATTTGGCTCACAAGCTGGCCCGGCGGGTCCCCTTGATCCTAGCCGGGGGTCTTACCCCAGAGAATGTTCGGGAAGGGATTGCCCGGGTAAGACCTATGGCCATCGATGTTTGCAGTGGTGTGGAAGCATATCCGGGGAAGAAGGATCATGGCAAGCTAAGGGAGTTGCTACAGAAAGTGAGGAGTTGGTATGACTAA
- the trpB gene encoding tryptophan synthase subunit beta, whose protein sequence is MTKGNGYFGQYGGRYVPETLVPALNELAEAYEAVKKDPSFWEELEWYWREYSGRPTPLYFARRLTERLGGPKIYLKREDLNHTGAHKINNTLGQILLAKRMGKRKIIAETGAGQHGVASATAAAMFGMECVVFMGEEDVRRQALNVFRMELLGARVESVSSGTGTLKDACNEAIRYWVTNVEDSYYLIGSAVGPHPYPTIVRDFQSVIGRECREQILEQEGRLPDCIVAAVGGGSNAIGIFHAFVDDPKVRLVGVEAGGLGLETGKHAACITLGTKGVLHGAFSYLMHDEDGQITPVYSISAGLDYPGVGPEHSFLADQKRAEYYPVTDEEALAAFELLCKTEGIIPALESAHAVAYVMKMAHTFSSNDIVVINLSGRGDKDVMQIREIRMNGGVGGE, encoded by the coding sequence ATGACTAAGGGAAATGGCTATTTTGGCCAGTACGGTGGCAGGTATGTGCCCGAGACACTGGTTCCTGCCCTGAACGAGCTTGCGGAGGCCTATGAAGCCGTGAAGAAGGATCCCTCCTTTTGGGAGGAGCTAGAGTGGTATTGGAGGGAGTACTCCGGACGGCCTACCCCTCTTTACTTTGCCCGGCGCCTGACTGAACGGCTAGGCGGGCCTAAGATATACTTGAAACGGGAGGACCTCAACCACACCGGCGCCCACAAGATCAATAACACCCTGGGGCAGATCCTGTTAGCCAAGCGCATGGGGAAACGCAAGATTATTGCCGAAACCGGTGCCGGCCAGCATGGGGTGGCCAGTGCTACGGCTGCTGCTATGTTCGGGATGGAATGCGTGGTGTTCATGGGCGAGGAAGATGTTCGGCGGCAGGCCCTGAACGTTTTTCGGATGGAGCTTTTGGGTGCCCGGGTGGAATCGGTGTCTTCAGGGACCGGTACCCTGAAGGATGCTTGCAATGAGGCGATCCGCTATTGGGTGACCAATGTGGAGGACAGTTATTATCTCATCGGTTCTGCGGTGGGGCCACATCCCTATCCCACCATTGTACGGGACTTCCAGTCTGTAATTGGACGGGAGTGCAGGGAGCAGATCTTAGAGCAGGAAGGCCGCCTGCCCGATTGCATCGTGGCCGCGGTGGGCGGAGGGAGCAATGCCATCGGGATCTTCCATGCCTTTGTGGATGATCCAAAGGTGCGCTTGGTGGGAGTGGAGGCCGGGGGTTTGGGCCTAGAGACAGGGAAGCACGCGGCCTGCATTACCCTGGGGACAAAGGGTGTCTTGCACGGTGCTTTCAGTTACCTGATGCATGATGAAGATGGACAGATCACCCCTGTATACTCCATTTCCGCTGGTTTGGATTACCCCGGTGTTGGCCCTGAGCACAGTTTCCTTGCGGACCAGAAACGGGCCGAGTATTATCCTGTTACCGATGAAGAGGCCTTGGCTGCCTTTGAACTGTTGTGCAAGACCGAGGGGATTATCCCGGCCTTAGAGAGTGCCCACGCGGTGGCCTATGTCATGAAAATGGCCCACACCTTCTCCTCCAATGATATAGTGGTCATAAACCTGTCCGGTAGAGGGGACAAAGATGTAATGCAGATTCGTGAGATTCGGATGAATGGGGGTGTTGGGGGTGAGTAG
- a CDS encoding tryptophan synthase subunit alpha: MSRLRKRFERNALIPYLTAGYPDLETSKRLLLTAARDGADIIEIGIPFSDPLADGPILQEAAGQALQNGTTIAKVMEIAGEVYEEIRREGLNTELVFMVYYNLVYSWGEDRFVEAAAKAGVAGLIVPDLPYEEASGLAEKAEEAGMDLIYLVAPNTPPERIQQIGERSRGFIYAVSLHGVTGPREKLPKDLTELVARIKANVDVPVAVGFGISSAEQAVEVTKIADGVIIGSVLAQLVKEAEDPCDALGQFIGQLRAALDNSRN; encoded by the coding sequence GTGAGTAGACTGAGAAAGCGGTTTGAGAGGAACGCACTGATCCCCTATTTGACAGCCGGTTATCCGGACCTGGAGACCAGCAAAAGGCTTTTGCTTACCGCAGCCCGCGATGGTGCGGATATCATTGAGATTGGAATTCCCTTTTCGGATCCCTTGGCCGATGGACCCATCCTCCAGGAGGCGGCAGGACAAGCCCTGCAAAACGGGACCACCATTGCCAAAGTGATGGAGATTGCAGGTGAGGTCTACGAAGAAATCCGCCGGGAGGGCTTGAATACGGAACTGGTCTTCATGGTTTACTACAACCTCGTATACTCCTGGGGAGAGGATCGGTTTGTGGAAGCCGCGGCTAAAGCAGGGGTTGCGGGGCTGATCGTGCCTGATTTGCCCTATGAGGAAGCAAGCGGTCTTGCAGAGAAGGCCGAGGAAGCCGGGATGGACCTGATTTACCTAGTGGCCCCCAACACACCTCCGGAGAGGATTCAGCAGATCGGGGAACGCTCTCGAGGCTTTATCTATGCCGTGTCTTTGCATGGTGTCACTGGTCCCCGGGAGAAGCTGCCTAAGGATCTGACCGAACTTGTGGCTCGGATCAAGGCCAATGTTGATGTGCCGGTAGCCGTGGGTTTTGGGATTTCTTCGGCGGAACAGGCGGTGGAAGTGACCAAGATAGCCGATGGAGTGATTATCGGTAGTGTCTTGGCGCAGTTGGTAAAGGAAGCTGAGGATCCCTGTGATGCCCTGGGCCAATTCATCGGTCAGCTGAGGGCGGCCTTGGATAACAGTAGAAACTGA
- the sigH gene encoding RNA polymerase sporulation sigma factor SigH: protein MTEPHGWPADMDFSQRSDEEVVHLAQQGCDEAVDYLLTKYQKLVYIWTRPYFLQGAEDDDLLQEGMIGLYKAIRDFAPGTSSFWSFAKLCITRNIISAIKGTTRQKHIPLNCYTSLHKPIYDLEGDRTLMEVLSNAQVDNPEDLVIDRERLKQTQEHIKKVLSDFEFKVFRLYINGLSYKEMALRLDTHTKSVDNALCRIKTKISKLL from the coding sequence ATGACAGAACCTCATGGGTGGCCGGCAGACATGGATTTCAGCCAGCGGTCCGATGAAGAGGTGGTTCACTTAGCCCAGCAAGGTTGCGATGAAGCTGTCGATTATCTGTTGACGAAGTATCAGAAGCTAGTTTATATATGGACCCGTCCCTATTTCTTGCAAGGGGCTGAAGACGATGACCTGTTGCAAGAAGGGATGATCGGACTTTACAAAGCCATTCGGGATTTCGCCCCTGGAACTTCTTCTTTCTGGTCCTTTGCGAAGCTATGTATCACACGGAATATCATCAGTGCGATCAAAGGGACAACCCGTCAGAAACATATTCCGCTCAACTGCTACACTTCGCTTCACAAGCCGATCTATGATTTGGAAGGGGATCGCACCCTGATGGAGGTGCTTTCCAATGCTCAGGTGGACAACCCGGAGGATCTCGTCATTGATCGGGAGCGGCTGAAGCAGACGCAGGAACACATCAAGAAGGTTCTTAGTGATTTTGAGTTCAAGGTCTTTAGGCTGTATATTAACGGGTTGTCATACAAAGAAATGGCCTTAAGGCTGGACACCCATACGAAGTCGGTGGACAACGCCCTATGTCGGATTAAGACGAAGATCAGTAAGCTTCTGTAG
- a CDS encoding MgtC/SapB family protein: MVHGSRVIIVISTLALLVRIGLAVLLGGVIGLEREVHGRPAGLRTHMLVCLGSALIMLVSAYGVYGLYGGDSAPSFDPTRIAAQIVSGIGFLGAGTIMKEGPTIRGLTTAASLWVAAAIGMAVGAGFYLGALVVTLLVVLVLGGLDKYEYAYLLSKSNRLVLKVVDRPGQLAAVTEVLAGYKINITRANLHKEDETRSILDLVLEIPGTVNKSAVLTSVIELDGVEEARYANS; the protein is encoded by the coding sequence GTGGTGCACGGGTCTAGGGTGATAATCGTGATCAGTACCTTGGCTTTGCTCGTCAGGATTGGTTTGGCGGTCCTGTTGGGCGGTGTCATCGGCTTGGAACGGGAGGTCCATGGCCGACCGGCAGGATTGCGAACCCATATGCTGGTTTGTCTGGGCTCTGCACTGATCATGCTAGTGTCCGCCTACGGTGTGTATGGACTGTATGGTGGTGACAGTGCCCCTTCTTTCGATCCTACTCGGATTGCGGCCCAAATTGTCAGTGGTATAGGTTTCTTGGGGGCGGGCACCATTATGAAGGAAGGTCCGACAATCCGTGGTTTGACCACCGCGGCCAGTTTGTGGGTGGCCGCGGCCATCGGTATGGCGGTGGGTGCTGGATTCTATCTTGGGGCGCTAGTGGTGACGCTCCTGGTGGTCTTGGTTTTGGGCGGACTGGATAAGTACGAGTATGCCTACCTTTTGAGCAAATCTAACCGGTTGGTTCTGAAAGTGGTGGATCGGCCAGGGCAGCTTGCGGCGGTGACCGAAGTCTTGGCCGGCTATAAGATTAACATCACCCGGGCAAACCTGCACAAGGAAGACGAGACCCGTTCTATCCTGGATCTGGTGCTGGAGATCCCCGGGACTGTGAATAAATCCGCGGTCTTGACCTCGGTAATCGAACTGGATGGGGTTGAGGAAGCTAGATATGCTAATTCGTGA
- the surE gene encoding 5'/3'-nucleotidase SurE, whose protein sequence is MLILVTNDDGINAPGIWALARAMQELGRVMIVAPSEEKSGTGHSITVHRPLRVEQVRSCDGLEAYVVNGTPADCVKLGMEGLSNESPNIVVSGINRGPNLGTDVLYSGTVSGAMEGAILGAVAMAISVDLDHNPPEDFDYEPAARIAKQLVERFSREALPKETLLNVNVPAVPYEAIKGIKFTRLGTRRYRDVFDKRLDPRGRVYYWMAGDVVDLDPDPMTDTATVKEGYVSITPIHYDLTEYNLLEEMKHWHIDLD, encoded by the coding sequence GTGTTGATTCTGGTGACTAACGATGACGGTATTAATGCCCCTGGAATTTGGGCATTGGCGCGAGCCATGCAGGAACTTGGTCGAGTAATGATTGTTGCTCCCAGCGAAGAGAAGAGTGGAACCGGTCATTCTATTACGGTACATAGACCCCTCCGGGTGGAACAGGTGCGGTCCTGTGACGGTCTGGAGGCCTATGTGGTCAACGGGACACCTGCCGATTGTGTGAAGCTGGGGATGGAGGGGCTCAGTAACGAGAGTCCCAATATTGTGGTTTCCGGGATTAATCGTGGTCCTAACTTGGGCACCGACGTGCTTTATTCGGGGACCGTTTCTGGAGCTATGGAAGGGGCCATTTTGGGAGCGGTAGCCATGGCCATCTCCGTAGATCTGGATCACAACCCTCCGGAGGACTTCGACTATGAACCCGCGGCCAGGATCGCCAAGCAACTGGTGGAACGGTTTAGCCGGGAGGCGCTACCCAAGGAGACATTGCTGAACGTCAATGTTCCGGCGGTTCCCTACGAGGCGATTAAAGGGATTAAGTTTACCCGCTTGGGAACCCGCCGCTACCGAGACGTCTTTGATAAACGACTCGATCCCCGGGGACGGGTCTATTATTGGATGGCCGGCGATGTGGTGGATTTGGATCCAGACCCCATGACCGATACGGCCACAGTGAAGGAAGGGTATGTATCCATTACCCCTATTCACTACGATTTGACCGAATACAACTTGTTGGAAGAAATGAAACACTGGCACATTGATCTAGACTAG
- a CDS encoding tetratricopeptide repeat protein: MRKFMGMIGALIVLMILVTGGICTAASVNWTQLYQSTQQATGLEEQLINATALVNLGQLGAAFDQIDAIMQEEDYLEFAQDMQAKYTALLEKDTTNILYLNILGLVEWGLANYGQASRYFQQLVALEPGNVWVRLFLAVTLWKQDEHQQALEVLKAAHDLDKQNQYTHCLLAAVYFELRNYIRAAYHYLKCPDVRKEMAARGF, translated from the coding sequence ATGCGTAAGTTTATGGGGATGATTGGGGCGCTCATTGTGTTAATGATCCTGGTGACCGGGGGGATCTGTACCGCAGCTTCGGTGAACTGGACACAGCTTTACCAGAGTACCCAGCAAGCCACCGGCCTTGAAGAGCAGTTGATTAATGCCACTGCTTTGGTGAACCTAGGCCAGTTAGGTGCGGCTTTTGACCAGATCGATGCGATCATGCAGGAGGAAGACTACTTGGAGTTTGCCCAGGACATGCAGGCCAAGTACACTGCGTTGCTAGAAAAGGACACTACCAACATTCTGTACCTCAACATCTTGGGTCTGGTAGAATGGGGCTTGGCGAACTACGGGCAGGCTAGCCGCTATTTCCAACAACTGGTCGCGCTGGAACCGGGCAATGTTTGGGTTAGGTTGTTTCTGGCAGTGACTTTGTGGAAGCAGGACGAACACCAGCAGGCGTTGGAGGTGCTGAAGGCTGCCCACGATTTGGACAAGCAGAACCAATATACCCATTGTCTACTTGCTGCCGTCTATTTTGAACTAAGAAACTACATCCGGGCTGCATACCATTATCTGAAATGTCCAGATGTGCGTAAGGAGATGGCTGCACGGGGATTTTGA
- the lexA gene encoding transcriptional repressor LexA, which yields MANLCLKHLFSYDIIQTGKSFTDRYILTVSAGRGGEIVTGDLTPRQRQILEYIQEYVATYGYPPSVREICAAVGLKSTSTVHGHLSRLENKGYLRRDPTKPRALELADRTSAIPWELVSVPVVGNVTAGEPILAAENVEEHFVLPKDFVRTEENVFMLRVRGDSMIEAGIHDRDYVLVKEQKAADNGDIVVAMLGEEVTVKRFFREPNRIRLQPENPTMEPIYSRNVTILGKVIGVLRRFE from the coding sequence ATGGCGAACCTATGTTTGAAACATCTGTTCTCCTATGATATAATACAAACTGGTAAATCGTTCACAGATCGCTACATACTGACAGTGTCCGCCGGACGAGGAGGTGAGATAGTGACAGGTGACCTGACACCACGTCAAAGACAAATCCTGGAATACATCCAAGAGTACGTTGCAACCTACGGTTACCCTCCCTCGGTACGGGAAATCTGTGCCGCTGTAGGTTTGAAATCCACCTCCACTGTGCACGGTCATTTATCTAGATTGGAAAATAAGGGCTATCTTAGACGTGATCCCACTAAACCACGAGCGCTAGAATTAGCTGATCGGACCAGTGCGATCCCTTGGGAACTGGTCAGTGTCCCCGTCGTGGGTAACGTGACCGCGGGCGAACCTATTCTCGCTGCGGAAAACGTCGAGGAGCACTTTGTCCTGCCCAAGGATTTTGTACGCACCGAAGAAAACGTGTTTATGTTACGTGTTCGCGGGGACAGTATGATCGAAGCCGGAATCCACGATCGGGATTATGTGCTGGTAAAAGAACAAAAAGCCGCCGATAACGGGGATATCGTTGTGGCAATGCTCGGCGAGGAAGTGACTGTAAAGAGGTTTTTCCGCGAACCAAACAGGATTCGTCTACAACCGGAGAATCCCACCATGGAACCGATCTATTCTCGCAATGTTACCATCCTAGGCAAAGTCATTGGCGTACTGAGAAGGTTTGAATAA